A genome region from Bacteroides stercoris ATCC 43183 includes the following:
- a CDS encoding smalltalk protein, giving the protein MGKSKGFWDTILKVVIAVASAVLGVFGANAMNY; this is encoded by the coding sequence ATGGGAAAAAGTAAAGGTTTTTGGGATACGATTTTGAAAGTGGTAATTGCAGTGGCTTCGGCTGTGCTGGGTGTGTTTGGTGCGAATGCGATGAACTATTAG
- a CDS encoding UpxY family transcription antiterminator yields the protein MQNTNHIETKTNTAPRQWLVAYVQSCLEKKTAQRLAAMGIECYLPVQSEIRQWSDRRKRVDRLVIPMMIFVHVTPQERPLPLSLQAVSRYMVLRGESTPAVIPDEQMDRFRFMLDYSPEAVEMCSAPLAPGDAVKVIKGPLAGLEGELITVNGKSKVAVRLDMLGCAHVDVPIGFVEKKGEGMEGQKNKKTKEIQKRRQQEEKAVR from the coding sequence ATGCAGAATACGAATCACATAGAAACAAAAACCAATACAGCACCCCGCCAATGGCTGGTGGCCTATGTACAGTCGTGCCTTGAGAAAAAGACTGCACAACGGCTTGCCGCTATGGGCATCGAGTGCTACCTGCCCGTCCAGAGCGAGATTCGCCAGTGGAGCGACCGCCGCAAACGGGTAGACCGTCTTGTGATTCCCATGATGATATTCGTGCATGTCACTCCGCAGGAACGGCCGCTCCCCCTGAGCCTGCAGGCGGTCAGCCGCTATATGGTACTGCGCGGCGAAAGCACCCCTGCCGTTATCCCCGACGAACAGATGGACCGGTTCCGCTTCATGCTCGACTACAGTCCCGAAGCGGTGGAAATGTGCAGCGCCCCGCTGGCTCCCGGCGATGCCGTGAAAGTAATAAAAGGGCCGCTTGCCGGACTCGAAGGAGAGCTTATCACTGTGAACGGGAAAAGTAAAGTTGCTGTGCGGCTGGATATGTTGGGGTGCGCGCATGTGGATGTACCTATAGGATTTGTCGAGAAAAAGGGGGAGGGAATGGAAGGACAAAAGAACAAAAAGACAAAAGAAATACAGAAGAGGAGGCAACAAGAAGAAAAGGCTGTACGATGA
- a CDS encoding bifunctional DNA primase/helicase, producing MKPFYYLSDFPERRRAGKNYIAECPKCGKKHLAISRDTGLYCCFYAGCDFHGKLKDFWTERRSTGWQDAGSPAGASPVAKGSAGKGETGSMVSAGGGNAAFEVSMLPEDYKRLSPEVIAKIKPLTDDPETTDTGQLAARRYLADMGISLKTAIDARIGCLVHRCFGGKDSKDGKDKKNAAGMMYQCIAYVNYINGQPVNVKYRSCDATASGYTKCWSQDSPTIPCPPYNIDCINPLLIAEENIPRLIVTEGERDVLTLREAGYPYVISVPNGAASDLSKGFEAFRPWLDRVQELVICGDSDLPGRTLVKHLADYFGTRCLFTVLPGGCKDISDVLVAYGADVVREIIGSACPHRTSDIITVSERADEIMNVLNGNYDHGYDVGYGPLTDRVFHPTDQGGLIIATGKPNSGKTDFLNDLTCRLMAKTGRNVCYLSFEVPDKNKHMANLIRLMLGKVNTAAYTREQLQPIVSFLDGHMVHLDLHEVSPTPANIIERAERVKRAMPLKYLIIDPYLFMEMETGRYNTETQAIKGMLTQMQAWGRNNGVWVIIVAHPRSLKKLNGKNELEEIDMYTISGSANWANLADFIFSISRIEEPDRRYTRLDMLKVRDQDLCRTGSVLFVRQPCGRYDERESEEQIMTEMQGKVLDKDRLPWMGLVTP from the coding sequence ATGAAGCCGTTTTATTATTTGAGTGATTTTCCCGAGCGTAGAAGAGCGGGGAAGAATTATATAGCAGAGTGTCCCAAGTGCGGGAAAAAACATCTTGCCATTTCGCGCGATACGGGATTGTACTGCTGCTTTTATGCGGGATGCGACTTTCACGGGAAGCTGAAGGACTTTTGGACAGAGCGCAGAAGTACGGGGTGGCAGGATGCCGGGAGTCCGGCGGGAGCTTCGCCGGTGGCAAAGGGAAGTGCCGGGAAAGGAGAGACGGGCAGTATGGTATCGGCAGGCGGAGGGAACGCCGCATTTGAGGTATCGATGCTTCCCGAAGACTACAAACGGCTGTCGCCTGAGGTAATCGCCAAAATCAAGCCGCTGACCGATGACCCGGAGACCACCGATACCGGACAGCTTGCCGCCCGCCGTTATCTTGCCGATATGGGAATCTCATTGAAAACAGCCATCGATGCACGTATCGGCTGCCTGGTGCACCGCTGCTTCGGAGGCAAGGACAGCAAGGACGGAAAGGATAAAAAGAATGCTGCGGGGATGATGTACCAGTGCATCGCCTATGTGAACTATATCAACGGGCAGCCCGTCAATGTGAAGTACCGCTCGTGCGATGCCACCGCTTCCGGCTATACCAAATGCTGGAGCCAGGATTCGCCCACCATACCTTGCCCGCCTTACAACATCGACTGTATCAACCCGCTGCTGATTGCCGAAGAGAATATTCCGCGCCTGATTGTCACCGAAGGGGAAAGGGATGTGCTGACTTTGCGCGAGGCGGGCTACCCGTATGTCATCAGCGTGCCCAACGGCGCGGCAAGCGACCTTTCCAAAGGCTTCGAGGCTTTCCGCCCCTGGCTGGACCGGGTGCAGGAGCTGGTGATTTGCGGCGACAGCGACCTGCCCGGAAGGACGCTTGTGAAGCATCTTGCCGACTATTTCGGTACGCGATGCCTGTTCACCGTCCTGCCCGGCGGCTGCAAGGACATATCCGACGTGCTTGTGGCGTACGGCGCCGATGTGGTGCGTGAGATTATCGGTTCGGCATGTCCGCACCGTACGTCGGACATCATCACCGTGAGCGAACGTGCGGATGAGATTATGAACGTGCTGAACGGCAATTACGACCACGGCTACGATGTGGGTTACGGTCCGCTTACCGACCGGGTGTTCCATCCAACCGACCAGGGCGGACTGATAATTGCCACCGGAAAGCCCAACAGCGGCAAGACGGATTTTCTGAACGACCTGACCTGCCGCCTCATGGCCAAGACGGGACGTAACGTGTGCTACCTCTCCTTTGAGGTTCCCGACAAGAACAAACACATGGCAAATCTTATCCGCCTGATGCTGGGCAAGGTGAACACGGCGGCATACACCCGCGAACAGTTGCAGCCCATCGTCTCTTTCCTGGACGGGCACATGGTGCACCTGGACCTGCACGAGGTTTCGCCCACGCCCGCCAACATCATAGAGCGCGCGGAGCGGGTGAAACGCGCCATGCCGCTGAAGTACCTCATCATCGACCCGTACCTCTTCATGGAAATGGAAACCGGACGCTACAACACGGAGACGCAGGCCATCAAGGGCATGCTGACGCAGATGCAGGCGTGGGGGCGTAACAACGGTGTCTGGGTGATTATCGTGGCGCATCCCCGCAGCCTGAAAAAGCTGAACGGGAAGAACGAGCTGGAGGAGATAGATATGTACACCATTTCGGGCAGCGCCAATTGGGCGAACCTTGCCGATTTCATCTTTTCCATAAGCCGCATCGAGGAACCGGACAGGCGCTATACCCGGCTCGATATGCTGAAAGTGCGCGACCAGGATTTGTGCCGGACGGGAAGCGTGCTGTTTGTGAGGCAGCCGTGCGGGCGGTATGACGAACGGGAATCGGAGGAGCAGATAATGACCGAGATGCAGGGGAAGGTTCTGGATAAGGACAGGCTGCCGTGGATGGGGCTGGTAACCCCGTGA
- a CDS encoding DUF4248 domain-containing protein, which produces MEKSSFIPRSYSKSELAILYSPSITPKAAVRKLNRWIAFKPGLLEQLAATGMLPNAKCYTPIQVHVIVEALGEP; this is translated from the coding sequence ATGGAAAAATCCTCTTTCATCCCCCGCAGCTACAGCAAAAGCGAGCTGGCAATCTTATACAGTCCCAGCATCACGCCCAAGGCAGCCGTCCGCAAGCTCAACCGTTGGATAGCCTTCAAGCCCGGACTCCTGGAACAGCTTGCCGCCACCGGCATGCTTCCCAATGCCAAGTGCTACACTCCTATTCAGGTGCACGTCATCGTAGAAGCATTGGGAGAACCGTAG
- a CDS encoding N-acetylmuramoyl-L-alanine amidase: MRAIDLIVIHCSSTRENYALTEQALEASHRLIGFDGTGYHFYVRRDGRVLATRPVSKVGAHARGYNAHSIGICYEGGLDRYGNPKDTRTEWQRHSLSVLVGKLLQEYPGTCVVGHRDLSPDLNGNGEVEPMEWTKQCPCFDVGKEF, translated from the coding sequence ATGAGAGCGATTGACCTGATAGTAATCCATTGTAGCTCCACGCGCGAGAACTATGCGTTGACAGAACAGGCGCTGGAGGCTTCTCACAGGCTTATAGGGTTCGACGGAACGGGGTATCATTTCTATGTGCGGCGTGACGGAAGAGTCCTGGCTACCCGTCCGGTAAGCAAAGTGGGGGCGCATGCGCGGGGCTACAATGCTCACTCGATAGGCATCTGTTATGAAGGTGGGCTGGACCGTTACGGAAATCCGAAAGATACGAGGACAGAGTGGCAGCGACATTCGCTGAGTGTGCTGGTGGGAAAGTTATTACAGGAATATCCCGGTACGTGTGTAGTGGGGCACAGGGACCTCAGTCCCGACCTGAACGGAAACGGGGAAGTGGAACCCATGGAGTGGACCAAGCAATGTCCCTGCTTTGATGTAGGGAAGGAATTCTGA